One window of Chamaesiphon minutus PCC 6605 genomic DNA carries:
- a CDS encoding cob(I)yrinic acid a,c-diamide adenosyltransferase, translated as MTRVGIGIRTATKRKERAVGQIHVYDGAGKGKSQAALGVVLRSIGLGIEAGADTRILLLQFLKGSERDYDEDAAIAALRKSFPHLIDRVRTGRSEYFGKEEVTDFDRAEAHRAWTVAKGAIYSDLYSVIVLDELSPTLDLGLLPIAEVVEILQSKPAHLEVIVTGRDAPAQLIEIADLHSEMKAHYHPEAAAQGIEGIEIYTGDGKGKSTSALGKALQAIGKGISQDESHRVLIVQWLKGGSGYTEDAAIDALKKSYPQLVDRHRCGGDTIVWRGKQQDIDYIEAQRGWEIASSAIASGLYKTIILDELNPTVDLDLLDQEPIVRSLVNKPQDTQIIITGRCFNTPAYFNIASVHSEMICHKHYADRGVDLRRGVDF; from the coding sequence GTGACTAGAGTTGGGATTGGGATTCGCACGGCAACCAAGCGGAAAGAACGTGCGGTAGGACAAATTCACGTCTACGATGGGGCGGGGAAGGGGAAATCTCAAGCAGCACTAGGGGTAGTATTGAGATCGATCGGGTTGGGGATTGAAGCAGGTGCGGATACGCGGATTTTATTACTTCAGTTCTTGAAAGGCTCCGAACGCGATTATGATGAAGATGCGGCGATCGCGGCATTGAGAAAGAGTTTCCCGCATTTGATCGATCGAGTCAGAACTGGGCGATCTGAATATTTTGGTAAAGAGGAAGTGACCGATTTCGATCGAGCCGAAGCCCATCGTGCGTGGACGGTGGCTAAAGGTGCGATCTATTCAGATCTATATTCTGTCATCGTTCTGGACGAACTCAGCCCCACTCTCGACTTAGGTTTACTCCCGATTGCCGAAGTCGTCGAAATTTTGCAATCGAAACCCGCTCACCTCGAAGTTATCGTCACTGGGCGCGATGCACCCGCACAGCTAATCGAGATTGCCGATCTCCATTCTGAGATGAAGGCTCACTATCATCCCGAAGCCGCAGCGCAGGGGATTGAAGGGATTGAAATTTATACAGGGGATGGTAAAGGTAAGTCTACCAGTGCGCTGGGTAAAGCTCTGCAAGCGATCGGCAAAGGTATCAGTCAAGACGAATCCCATCGCGTGCTAATCGTCCAGTGGCTCAAGGGCGGTAGTGGCTACACTGAAGATGCCGCGATCGATGCTTTAAAGAAAAGTTATCCGCAACTAGTCGATCGCCATCGCTGTGGTGGCGATACGATCGTCTGGCGGGGCAAACAACAAGATATCGACTATATCGAGGCACAAAGGGGCTGGGAAATCGCTAGTAGTGCGATTGCATCTGGACTCTATAAGACCATCATTCTCGACGAATTAAACCCCACTGTAGACCTCGATCTCCTCGATCAAGAACCGATCGTTCGCAGCCTCGTGAATAAGCCGCAAGATACTCAGATAATTATTACCGGACGCTGCTTTAATACACCCGCCTACTTTAATATTGCCAGCGTCCACTCCGAAATGATCTGTCACAAACATTATGCCGATCGAGGTGTAGATTTGCGTAGAGGTGTAGATTTTTAA
- a CDS encoding valine--pyruvate transaminase, translated as MNLALSQVGNQMSNLTGVRAIMKDIQETLAARKGEEFINLSAGNPVILPEIEQMWRDYTHELLDSKDYGEVVCRYGSSQGYQPLIDAIVNDFNHRYGLNLTARNVLITPGSQSLYFYAMNAFGGTTAAGQMKQVVLPLSPDYTGYGGMAIAPESVLAYKPTLDTDAANHSFKYRPDFSQLQIGEDTGCVLFSRPCNPTGNVLTDEEVQKIAALAANYDAPVLIDSAYAPPFPSLNFTEMTPIFGDNILHCMSLSKAGLPGERIGIALGSEKFIGILESFQTNMCIHSSRYGQAIAAKAIASGRLADLATTVIRPYYQHKFTVLESGLAKFMPQDLPWFLHRGEGAIFAWMWFQDLPITDWELYQALKQVGIIVVPGNSFFPGLREDWAHKHQCIRISLTASDTDIDTAMERLATVVTQVYRGK; from the coding sequence ATGAACCTCGCACTATCTCAAGTCGGTAATCAAATGTCTAATTTGACTGGCGTTCGCGCCATTATGAAAGACATTCAGGAAACTCTCGCCGCCAGAAAAGGTGAAGAATTTATCAATCTCAGTGCGGGTAATCCGGTGATTTTACCTGAGATCGAGCAAATGTGGCGAGATTATACCCATGAGTTGTTAGATAGCAAAGATTATGGCGAGGTTGTCTGTCGGTATGGTTCGAGTCAGGGCTATCAACCATTAATCGATGCGATCGTTAATGATTTTAATCATCGCTACGGCCTCAATTTGACCGCTAGAAACGTCTTAATTACTCCTGGCAGTCAAAGTTTATATTTCTATGCAATGAATGCTTTTGGCGGCACTACAGCGGCGGGGCAGATGAAGCAAGTAGTTTTACCGCTGAGTCCCGATTATACGGGTTACGGTGGGATGGCGATTGCCCCAGAGTCAGTCTTGGCCTACAAGCCAACTTTAGATACAGACGCCGCCAATCATAGTTTTAAATATCGTCCCGATTTCAGTCAGCTCCAAATTGGCGAAGATACTGGTTGCGTCCTTTTTTCTCGTCCTTGTAATCCCACGGGTAATGTTTTGACAGATGAAGAAGTTCAAAAAATTGCCGCACTTGCTGCTAATTACGATGCACCAGTACTGATCGATTCGGCTTATGCACCACCATTTCCCAGTCTAAATTTCACCGAAATGACCCCGATCTTTGGGGACAATATCTTGCACTGCATGAGTCTTTCTAAAGCCGGATTACCTGGCGAACGCATCGGCATTGCCTTGGGTAGTGAAAAATTCATCGGCATTTTGGAATCCTTCCAAACCAACATGTGCATCCACTCGTCTCGCTATGGACAAGCGATCGCGGCTAAAGCGATTGCTAGCGGTCGATTGGCAGATTTAGCAACAACAGTCATTCGCCCTTATTACCAACACAAATTTACCGTTTTAGAATCCGGATTAGCCAAGTTCATGCCCCAGGATCTGCCCTGGTTTCTCCATCGCGGTGAAGGGGCAATTTTTGCCTGGATGTGGTTCCAAGATCTGCCGATAACTGATTGGGAGTTATATCAAGCTCTCAAACAAGTCGGGATCATCGTCGTACCGGGTAATTCGTTCTTCCCCGGATTGCGCGAAGATTGGGCGCACAAGCACCAATGTATTCGGATCAGTCTCACAGCTAGCGATACGGATATCGATACCGCGATGGAGCGTTTAGCCACCGTTGTGACGCAAGTTTATCGGGGGAAGTAG
- a CDS encoding REP-associated tyrosine transposase, translating to MPAYRRANIPGSTVFLTLITYQRRKLFLNPTNIDSLRQACAIVMAEKPFAMDAAVILPEHIHFLWTLPPDDPDYSYRVGRMKVLFTRALRGANNLPEDVCESRKKHRESDVWQRRFYEHTIRDEVDLRKHLDYLHFNPVKHGLVKCVHDWEYSSFHRGVKRGEYDVKWGCQCGDNNFTPQVASLMNLEMGE from the coding sequence ATGCCAGCATACCGCCGTGCTAATATCCCTGGCAGCACTGTATTTCTCACTCTCATTACTTACCAACGACGTAAGTTATTTCTCAACCCCACCAATATCGACAGCTTGAGACAGGCTTGCGCGATCGTCATGGCAGAGAAACCTTTCGCGATGGATGCTGCCGTTATTTTACCCGAACACATTCATTTTTTGTGGACGCTACCACCTGACGATCCCGATTATTCTTATCGTGTCGGACGGATGAAGGTGTTATTTACTCGTGCTTTGCGTGGGGCAAATAATTTACCGGAGGATGTCTGTGAGTCGCGCAAGAAGCATCGGGAATCGGATGTTTGGCAAAGAAGGTTTTACGAGCATACGATTCGCGATGAGGTGGATCTTCGCAAACATTTGGATTATTTACATTTCAATCCGGTGAAGCATGGGTTGGTGAAATGCGTTCATGATTGGGAGTATTCAAGTTTTCATCGCGGGGTGAAGCGGGGCGAGTACGATGTAAAGTGGGGTTGTCAATGCGGGGATAATAATTTCACACCACAAGTCGCAAGTTTAATGAATTTAGAAATGGGTGAATAA
- a CDS encoding pentapeptide repeat-containing protein, which produces MSGVDLSSVDPRRCSFQDCQFVKANFSGANLVGVNLGGCGFVEVTFEGADLTRASLEASVLTNCNFRRANLEGATFCRRTVYDSDFEGANLRGVNMNRATFNGVNMKSACLEGIIADDETVLGPADLTGAIGFDIKSIPCGQITLPNGELLRNVGWALPTAHVEP; this is translated from the coding sequence TTGAGTGGTGTTGATCTGAGTAGTGTCGATCCACGGAGATGTAGCTTTCAAGACTGCCAATTTGTTAAAGCTAACTTCAGTGGAGCTAATTTGGTTGGTGTCAACTTGGGTGGTTGTGGATTTGTCGAAGTTACCTTTGAGGGTGCTGATTTGACTAGAGCTTCTCTCGAAGCCAGTGTTCTTACCAACTGTAATTTCCGAAGAGCTAACTTGGAAGGAGCTACCTTCTGTAGGAGAACTGTCTATGACTCTGACTTTGAAGGGGCTAACCTTCGTGGAGTCAACATGAATAGAGCTACTTTCAATGGTGTCAATATGAAAAGTGCCTGTTTGGAAGGTATTATCGCTGATGATGAAACTGTTTTGGGTCCTGCTGACTTGACTGGTGCTATTGGTTTTGATATTAAGAGTATTCCCTGTGGACAAATTACTCTCCCCAATGGAGAATTGCTCAGAAACGTAGGGTGGGCACTGCCCACAGCACATGTAGAGCCGTAG
- a CDS encoding Ig-like domain-containing protein, with translation MKPNLNERSSSSLVTSQQFFSSHPSHGNTSLLTSIYSTAQSIWHTKTSINLAFDITNLPTGQLAEATITGYDNLGRPNTATITIDDDANGVGWFIDSTPQDNIEFTGTDMYFQAAPNSAASGKYDLLTTILHEMGHTLGIINGYSEFDKYIKGRQFITDTFTATLTPDGSHLDTTFHPYDLMNTSLKPGVRKLPSALNLAMIDAINSGVGGWVSGVGTVNPAHLTAGALTLDPTHTSTTLSTSLTTNDTNVTQIQVINQPTHGTLTQTPDGKLTYQPVSTYVGNDSFTYLGFGSDGQISNLATVNLTINNLPPTIQRIDIPTNIKEGTITTLTATATDIGNDPTSTSLSASLTYRWYINGATTAIQGRSFA, from the coding sequence TTGAAACCAAATCTCAATGAAAGATCTTCTTCCAGCCTCGTAACTAGTCAACAATTCTTCAGCAGTCATCCTAGCCATGGTAATACCTCTTTACTAACTAGCATCTATTCTACCGCCCAATCGATCTGGCATACCAAAACCTCCATCAACCTCGCCTTCGACATCACTAACCTCCCCACCGGACAACTAGCCGAAGCCACCATCACAGGCTACGACAACCTCGGTCGCCCCAACACTGCCACCATCACCATCGACGACGATGCCAACGGAGTCGGCTGGTTCATCGATAGTACACCACAGGATAATATCGAATTCACCGGAACAGACATGTACTTCCAAGCCGCCCCCAACAGCGCAGCTTCCGGTAAATACGACCTCCTCACCACCATCCTCCACGAGATGGGACACACCCTCGGCATCATCAACGGCTACAGCGAATTCGACAAATACATCAAAGGTCGTCAATTCATTACCGACACCTTCACCGCCACCCTCACCCCTGACGGCTCCCACCTCGACACCACCTTCCATCCCTACGACCTCATGAACACCAGCCTCAAACCTGGCGTTCGCAAACTCCCATCAGCGTTAAACCTAGCGATGATTGATGCGATTAATTCGGGTGTCGGGGGTTGGGTGTCGGGTGTCGGTACGGTCAACCCTGCCCACCTCACCGCAGGTGCCCTCACCCTAGATCCCACCCATACTTCGACTACGCTCAGTACGAGCCTCACCACCAACGACACCAACGTCACCCAGATCCAAGTTATCAACCAACCCACCCACGGTACTCTCACCCAAACCCCCGACGGCAAACTCACCTACCAACCCGTTTCCACCTACGTCGGCAACGACAGCTTCACCTACCTCGGCTTTGGTAGCGACGGACAGATCTCCAACCTCGCCACCGTCAACCTGACAATTAATAACCTCCCACCCACGATTCAAAGAATCGACATCCCCACCAATATTAAAGAAGGAACGATAACCACCCTCACCGCCACCGCCACCGACATTGGTAACGATCCCACTTCGACTTCGCTCAGTGCAAGCCTCACCTACCGTTGGTATATTAACGGCGCAACCACAGCAATTCAAGGACGATCGTTCGCGTAG
- a CDS encoding response regulator transcription factor: MKAVGGKDRKRLLLIDDDPNLILLVRDYLEFRGYEVQTADNGKEALHLLSQHLPDMIICDIMMPEMDGYALIENVRQDQRTSWIPVLFLSARGQSQDRIKGLNLGADVYMVKPFEPEELVAQVESSLKQTNRLLLHTDGMGDDSSPIQVPATVELTPTELKVVQLVARGLANREIAQQMNVSQRTIESHVSNMLGKTGLSNRTELARWAIETRMA, encoded by the coding sequence ATGAAAGCAGTTGGTGGAAAAGACCGCAAGCGACTACTATTAATCGATGATGACCCCAATCTCATCTTATTAGTTAGGGATTATTTAGAATTTCGCGGCTATGAGGTGCAGACTGCGGACAATGGTAAAGAAGCTTTGCACTTGCTTTCCCAACATCTCCCCGACATGATCATCTGCGATATCATGATGCCGGAGATGGATGGTTACGCTCTAATTGAAAATGTCCGCCAGGATCAACGTACCAGTTGGATTCCAGTCTTATTTCTCTCTGCTAGAGGACAGAGCCAAGATCGGATTAAGGGTCTGAATTTGGGTGCGGATGTTTATATGGTCAAACCATTCGAGCCAGAAGAACTCGTCGCGCAAGTGGAGTCTTCGCTCAAGCAAACCAATAGATTGCTATTACATACCGATGGGATGGGAGACGATAGTTCTCCGATTCAAGTTCCAGCAACTGTCGAACTAACTCCCACCGAACTCAAGGTAGTTCAATTAGTCGCTAGAGGACTCGCTAATAGAGAAATCGCCCAACAGATGAATGTCAGCCAACGCACGATCGAAAGTCACGTCTCGAACATGCTCGGTAAAACCGGACTCAGTAACAGGACTGAATTGGCTCGCTGGGCGATCGAGACGAGAATGGCTTAG
- a CDS encoding ABC transporter ATP-binding protein translates to MSRFQKLLNYLNPYKWQTAQGIFALFVVNALSVYIPLLIRDGIDRLKTSFTSDYLTQLAIFLVGLTSIMWVVRMISRILIFGVGRQVQATMKQNIFEHILRLEPGYFVTTTVGDLINRFTSDVENIMRLVGFAVLSTANIVFAYALTLPAMLYIDVKLTLLALAVYPLMLITVQLFSQQLRDQQVVVQESISDLSELIQEDMSGISLIKIYAQEENERRAFRKKNQELFNANLKLAESRNTIFPIIQGLASISLLVLLWQGGLAIANQEISIGGFLSLIIFAQNLIFPTALLGFTITAYQRGEVSIDRVEAILFNRPKIADTPASIHLDVPIRGQISARDFSYTHPGAETPALKHLNFTINAGETIAIVGPIGSGKSTLANAIPRLVEIPEKSLFIDDYDVNSLSLDDLRKSIAYVPQESFLFSTSIENNIRYGEPLASRSKVEAAAQQGQIHWEVLNFPQQYDTIVGERGITLSGGQRQRTALARALLMNAPILILDDALSSVDNQTATAILQNLSHTGHKRTVIFITHQLSAAATADRIMVMDKGEIVQTGSHQELIGREGLYQWLCNQNQLEELLH, encoded by the coding sequence ATGTCTCGTTTTCAAAAACTCCTCAATTATCTCAATCCTTACAAATGGCAAACAGCACAAGGTATTTTCGCGCTGTTTGTTGTCAATGCTTTGAGCGTCTATATTCCGCTTTTGATTAGAGATGGGATCGATCGACTGAAAACCTCATTTACTAGCGATTATCTCACGCAACTCGCGATCTTCCTGGTAGGTTTGACCTCGATTATGTGGGTAGTGCGGATGATTTCGCGGATTCTGATCTTTGGGGTGGGAAGACAAGTTCAAGCCACAATGAAGCAGAATATCTTCGAGCATATTTTGCGCTTGGAGCCAGGTTATTTTGTGACGACGACGGTAGGAGATCTGATCAATCGATTTACCAGCGATGTCGAAAATATCATGCGGTTGGTGGGGTTTGCGGTGTTGAGTACGGCAAATATTGTATTTGCTTACGCGCTGACTTTACCTGCAATGTTATACATTGATGTCAAGTTAACATTGCTGGCATTGGCTGTGTATCCGTTGATGTTGATTACGGTACAATTATTCAGTCAGCAACTTCGAGATCAGCAAGTAGTAGTCCAAGAATCAATTTCGGATTTGAGCGAGTTAATTCAGGAGGATATGAGTGGGATTTCACTCATCAAGATTTACGCTCAAGAAGAAAACGAGCGGCGCGCATTTCGTAAAAAGAATCAAGAGTTATTTAATGCCAATCTCAAGTTAGCTGAATCGCGAAATACGATTTTCCCGATCATTCAAGGGCTAGCTTCAATTAGTTTATTGGTCTTATTATGGCAAGGTGGACTAGCGATCGCCAACCAGGAAATCAGCATCGGTGGCTTTTTATCGCTGATTATATTTGCCCAAAATCTAATTTTTCCGACGGCATTATTAGGGTTTACAATTACGGCATACCAACGAGGTGAAGTCAGTATCGATCGAGTCGAAGCAATTTTATTCAATCGACCGAAAATCGCCGATACACCCGCCTCGATTCATCTAGACGTACCAATTCGGGGTCAGATTTCCGCACGAGATTTTAGCTACACTCATCCTGGTGCCGAGACTCCCGCACTCAAACATCTGAATTTTACAATTAATGCTGGCGAAACGATCGCGATCGTCGGCCCGATCGGTTCGGGAAAATCGACACTTGCTAATGCAATTCCCCGCTTGGTAGAAATACCCGAAAAGAGTTTATTTATCGATGATTATGACGTAAATAGTTTGAGTTTAGACGATTTGAGAAAATCGATCGCATATGTACCGCAAGAAAGCTTTTTATTTAGTACCTCGATCGAGAATAATATCCGTTATGGCGAGCCTTTAGCCAGTAGAAGTAAAGTTGAAGCCGCCGCACAACAAGGGCAAATTCATTGGGAAGTGCTCAACTTTCCCCAACAGTACGATACGATCGTCGGCGAGCGCGGAATTACTCTTTCTGGCGGACAACGCCAAAGGACGGCGTTAGCGCGCGCGCTGTTGATGAATGCACCGATTTTGATTCTCGATGACGCGCTCTCTAGTGTCGATAATCAGACGGCGACAGCTATTCTCCAAAATCTCTCCCACACTGGACACAAACGGACGGTAATATTTATTACCCACCAATTATCCGCCGCAGCAACAGCCGATCGAATTATGGTTATGGATAAAGGCGAAATCGTCCAAACTGGCAGCCACCAAGAATTAATCGGACGAGAAGGCTTGTATCAGTGGTTGTGCAATCAAAATCAATTGGAGGAATTATTACATTAA
- the rplI gene encoding 50S ribosomal protein L9 yields MAKRVQLVLTQDVRKLGKNGDLVEVAPGYARNYLLPQKIATNVTPGILKQAEKRREIERLRLLALKEVALTQKAAIEKAGKFSIAKQVGENDAIFGTVTTAEVADLIKSVTTQEVDKRDITLPDVAKIGTYRAELKLHPEVSVTVEIEVVSK; encoded by the coding sequence ATGGCAAAGCGCGTACAGTTAGTATTAACCCAAGATGTCCGTAAATTGGGCAAAAATGGCGATCTAGTCGAAGTAGCACCCGGTTATGCTCGGAACTACCTTCTTCCCCAAAAGATTGCTACCAACGTCACTCCAGGCATCCTCAAGCAAGCCGAAAAGCGTCGCGAAATCGAGCGGCTGCGCTTATTGGCACTCAAAGAAGTAGCCTTGACTCAAAAAGCCGCAATCGAAAAAGCGGGTAAATTCTCCATCGCCAAGCAAGTTGGTGAAAACGATGCCATCTTTGGTACCGTTACTACGGCTGAAGTTGCTGACTTGATTAAATCCGTTACTACCCAAGAAGTTGACAAACGCGACATCACCCTCCCTGATGTGGCTAAAATCGGCACCTATAGAGCCGAACTCAAGCTTCACCCCGAAGTCAGCGTCACCGTCGAAATTGAAGTCGTCTCTAAGTAA
- the dnaB gene encoding replicative DNA helicase, giving the protein MDTPNFRSTSLIPPQNIEVEEAILGGILLDPEAIGRVAEKLIPEAFYIPTHTDIYKACLALNGQGKPTDLLTVTDWLIDQKQLERIGGQAKLIQLLERTVSAVNIDSLAVLVMDKYIRRELIKAGTEVTQLGFAADRPLEIVLDESEQQILNLTQARPKQGLTPIKEIVATTYQDIQDRHDQLIPPGLTSDFSDLDGMTGGFQRSDLIIIAGRPSMGKTAISLNIAYNMAKLHQQPVLVFSLEMSKDQLVQRLIASEAGVDSNRLRAGRISPNEWDSVYKAVDRISELPIYIDDNASMMVMEMRSQARKIQAENGGQLGLIMIDYLQLMEGSSDNRVQEISKITRSLKGLARELQVPLIALSQLSRGVEARNNKRPMMSDLRESGSIEQDADLIIMLYRDAYYNPDTPDRDITELIITKHRNGPTGVVKLVFDPGLTKFKNLARPMN; this is encoded by the coding sequence ATGGATACTCCCAACTTTCGATCGACAAGTCTGATTCCTCCCCAGAATATTGAAGTTGAGGAAGCCATTTTAGGAGGGATTTTACTCGATCCAGAAGCGATCGGAAGAGTCGCCGAAAAACTCATTCCTGAAGCTTTTTATATCCCCACTCACACGGATATTTATAAAGCATGTTTAGCTCTTAACGGTCAAGGTAAACCAACAGATTTACTCACGGTTACCGACTGGTTGATAGACCAGAAACAGCTTGAGAGAATTGGCGGTCAAGCCAAGCTCATTCAATTACTAGAACGGACTGTAAGCGCTGTGAATATCGATTCGCTAGCCGTACTAGTGATGGATAAATATATCCGCCGCGAGTTGATTAAAGCGGGTACAGAAGTTACTCAACTCGGCTTTGCTGCCGATCGACCATTAGAAATCGTCCTCGATGAATCGGAACAACAAATTCTCAATTTAACCCAAGCTAGACCGAAGCAAGGGTTGACACCGATTAAAGAAATTGTTGCCACTACTTATCAAGACATTCAAGATCGTCACGACCAATTAATTCCTCCAGGATTGACTAGCGATTTTAGCGATCTCGACGGCATGACTGGCGGTTTTCAGCGATCGGATCTCATCATTATTGCTGGAAGGCCGTCAATGGGAAAAACAGCGATAAGTTTGAATATTGCCTACAATATGGCCAAGCTTCATCAACAGCCAGTATTAGTATTTAGCTTGGAAATGTCTAAGGATCAATTAGTTCAAAGATTGATTGCTAGTGAAGCTGGTGTCGATAGTAATAGACTACGTGCGGGACGAATTAGTCCGAATGAATGGGACTCGGTATATAAAGCAGTAGACAGAATTTCTGAGCTGCCGATTTATATCGATGACAATGCCAGCATGATGGTGATGGAGATGCGGAGTCAAGCTCGCAAGATTCAAGCAGAGAATGGCGGACAGTTAGGATTGATCATGATCGACTATCTACAATTGATGGAAGGTAGTAGCGATAATCGCGTTCAAGAAATCTCAAAAATTACTCGAAGTTTAAAAGGATTAGCACGAGAATTACAAGTTCCATTAATCGCTTTGTCGCAATTAAGTCGCGGTGTTGAAGCTAGAAATAACAAGCGTCCAATGATGTCAGATTTGAGAGAGTCAGGCAGTATTGAACAAGACGCCGATTTAATTATTATGCTCTATCGCGATGCTTATTATAATCCAGATACACCCGATCGAGACATCACAGAACTAATTATTACCAAACATCGAAATGGCCCGACAGGAGTAGTTAAACTAGTATTCGATCCTGGTTTGACTAAGTTTAAGAATTTAGCACGTCCGATGAATTAA
- the folP gene encoding dihydropteroate synthase, with protein MSNLLTIRGKSFEWGSRTYVMGVLNVTPDSFSDGGKFATVDAAIAQAVQMVSSGVDIIDIGGESTKPGATPVDAATELARVIPVIEGIRQHPDIQNIPISIDTTKASVARSAIAAGADIINDVSGGQFDENMFATVARLGVPYVMMHMRGTPATMLQMTDYDDVVGEILAFFETQIDRAVKSGIDRPQIIIDPGIGFAKKYQQSIQIIRQLDRFEILDLPLLVGVSRKSFIGKILDQPDPECRLWGTAAACSAAIAKGADILRVHDVAAMVDVSRVADVMFRN; from the coding sequence GTGAGCAACTTATTAACTATTCGCGGTAAAAGTTTTGAATGGGGTAGTCGCACTTATGTCATGGGAGTGTTGAATGTGACTCCCGATAGCTTTAGCGATGGGGGAAAATTTGCGACGGTAGATGCCGCGATCGCGCAAGCAGTCCAAATGGTAAGCTCTGGTGTGGATATTATCGATATCGGTGGCGAGTCTACCAAACCAGGCGCGACGCCTGTGGATGCAGCGACAGAATTAGCGCGGGTAATTCCGGTAATTGAGGGGATTCGCCAACATCCCGATATTCAGAATATTCCCATTTCGATCGATACTACCAAAGCCAGCGTCGCTCGATCGGCAATTGCGGCTGGTGCGGATATCATTAACGATGTCTCTGGCGGACAATTTGACGAGAATATGTTTGCGACAGTCGCGCGACTGGGTGTGCCGTATGTGATGATGCACATGCGCGGAACACCTGCGACGATGTTACAGATGACCGATTATGATGATGTCGTCGGCGAGATTTTAGCCTTTTTTGAGACGCAAATCGATCGAGCCGTAAAGTCTGGGATCGATCGACCGCAGATTATTATCGATCCAGGGATTGGGTTTGCCAAAAAATATCAGCAGAGCATCCAAATAATTCGTCAGCTCGACAGATTTGAGATTCTCGATCTGCCGCTATTAGTCGGTGTATCGCGCAAAAGCTTCATCGGCAAGATTTTAGACCAACCCGACCCCGAATGCCGCTTGTGGGGCACGGCAGCGGCTTGTAGTGCGGCAATTGCCAAAGGTGCGGATATCCTCCGCGTTCATGATGTGGCGGCAATGGTCGATGTCAGTCGGGTTGCCGATGTGATGTTTAGAAATTAA
- a CDS encoding bifunctional riboflavin kinase/FAD synthetase: protein MQITSSLDKILTPTAIALGNFDGIHRGHLEVIKPVLETDDAGVYKTVVTFDPHPQQYFTGQQRQLLTPHPERTIILESLGVQQLVLLAFDRELVKLSPQEFVQQILNDRLQAKFVSVGEDFRFGNQRAGAATDLVKLTADIGICTRIAPLETDGDSRISSSRIRAALLAADLELTKELLGRYYSIVGTVINGQEIGRSIGFPTANLKYPPEKFLPRQGVYCVRVDTATATQLPGVMNIGKRPTVNGVNTTVEVHLLDWDGNLYGQQLIVYLHHFLRSEQKFPDLAALTNQIQADCDAARQFFGS, encoded by the coding sequence GTGCAGATTACATCATCTCTCGATAAGATATTGACTCCGACGGCAATTGCTCTAGGTAACTTTGACGGCATTCATCGGGGTCATCTAGAGGTGATTAAACCTGTTTTAGAGACCGACGATGCAGGTGTCTATAAAACTGTAGTGACTTTCGATCCGCATCCACAGCAATATTTTACGGGACAACAACGGCAATTACTCACACCGCACCCAGAACGCACCATCATTTTAGAAAGTTTGGGCGTGCAACAATTGGTTTTATTAGCATTCGACCGCGAGTTGGTAAAATTATCCCCACAGGAATTTGTCCAGCAGATTTTAAACGACAGGTTACAAGCTAAATTTGTCAGTGTGGGTGAAGATTTTCGCTTTGGCAATCAACGTGCGGGTGCGGCGACAGATTTGGTAAAATTGACAGCAGATATCGGCATCTGTACGCGCATCGCACCGTTAGAAACGGACGGCGATAGTCGGATCAGTAGCTCGCGGATTCGTGCGGCTTTATTGGCTGCGGATTTGGAACTGACTAAAGAGTTATTGGGTCGATATTACTCGATCGTCGGTACGGTCATCAACGGTCAAGAAATCGGTCGCTCGATCGGCTTTCCAACTGCTAATCTTAAATATCCCCCAGAAAAATTTCTCCCGCGTCAGGGTGTTTATTGCGTGCGGGTAGATACCGCCACAGCTACCCAATTACCTGGCGTGATGAATATCGGCAAACGTCCGACGGTAAATGGCGTCAATACTACCGTCGAAGTCCATCTCCTCGACTGGGACGGCAATCTCTACGGACAGCAACTAATAGTTTATCTGCATCACTTCTTGCGCTCGGAACAAAAATTTCCCGATTTGGCTGCACTCACAAACCAAATTCAAGCCGATTGCGACGCAGCAAGACAATTTTTTGGGAGCTGA